One Peribacillus simplex NBRC 15720 = DSM 1321 genomic region harbors:
- the yhfH gene encoding protein YhfH produces MQANQSDLFIIDSFKHCPECGETHVDHSDSYLMECDRCLSKREE; encoded by the coding sequence ATGCAAGCAAATCAATCAGATTTATTCATAATCGATTCATTTAAACATTGCCCGGAATGTGGTGAAACACATGTGGACCACTCAGATTCCTATCTGATGGAATGCGACCGCTGCCTTTCCAAACGTGAAGAATAA
- the yhfH gene encoding protein YhfH gives MQMKKSIEFFNNIPAKHCPECGDHIIEQAESYLMECDRCLSKRED, from the coding sequence ATGCAAATGAAAAAATCCATTGAGTTTTTTAACAATATCCCTGCTAAACATTGCCCCGAGTGCGGTGACCATATTATAGAACAAGCTGAATCCTACTTAATGGAATGTGACCGCTGCCTTTCCAAACGCGAAGACTGA
- the yhfH gene encoding protein YhfH has translation MQTKNPLEFFRTLPPKQCSECGTHIIEQAESYLLECDHCLSKHED, from the coding sequence ATGCAAACTAAAAACCCATTGGAATTCTTCAGGACACTGCCGCCTAAACAATGTTCGGAATGCGGGACCCATATCATTGAACAAGCTGAATCCTACCTCTTGGAATGTGATCACTGCCTTTCGAAACATGAAGACTGA
- the yhfH gene encoding protein YhfH encodes MQTKNPLEFFRTLPPKQCSECGTHIIEQAESYLLECDRCLSKKDEY; translated from the coding sequence ATGCAAACTAAAAACCCATTGGAATTCTTCAGGACACTGCCGCCTAAACAATGTTCGGAATGCGGGACCCATATCATTGAACAAGCTGAATCCTACCTCTTGGAATGTGACCGCTGCCTTTCCAAAAAAGATGAATATTAA
- a CDS encoding PucR family transcriptional regulator → MNTSITIEEILTRKHFNLTDIIAGSSGIKRQVKWVHCMEVTQISHLLNGNELILTTGLGWKDCDDTFLSYLRQLIECDAAGLCIEIGANTMAVPQCAIDLANERQFPIILFHEEVPFVEITQDIHSLIINKQYQMISNLENYSQQLNKNLLEIDHYEPILKFLHSYLNVQVILIFNENDIASIPKIKKKITYQMVTDIYEEKRKLDKTVLGQPIQVLGENYAELLICSNDRELTDFDSLILDRTATALAQHLLRELYIEEKKMSEESKWLTNWIEGEYSDEAIRERLSYIDPKMQLDGGIVCICKQHQKYNKSSTKLDGTYFKIMFRTVFEQYGFQIFSMEIHQHLVFILGDNRSSEDWKSRVSSAVDRIMKMDVSGRNRMGLLSIGFGKHVQRLSEIYKSYETARETLLLQDTLPEDNRSFFYQDLHMHRMISLINKHGNLEETVYEYLGPVIEYDKQNNGELMPTLKTYLACNGSKQETSKQLFIVRQTLYHRLEKLEKLLGSDFMRSDKRLGLEFMIFALDFLQYSSRKISGKYVDKYIGR, encoded by the coding sequence ATGAATACATCGATTACAATCGAGGAGATTCTAACACGCAAGCATTTTAATCTGACGGATATAATTGCAGGTAGCAGTGGGATAAAGCGTCAAGTGAAGTGGGTCCACTGCATGGAAGTCACCCAAATCAGCCATTTGTTAAATGGAAATGAACTGATTCTGACTACCGGTTTAGGGTGGAAAGATTGCGATGACACATTTCTATCCTACTTAAGACAGTTAATTGAATGCGATGCAGCTGGACTCTGTATAGAGATTGGCGCCAACACAATGGCAGTGCCGCAATGTGCCATTGATCTCGCAAATGAACGGCAATTCCCTATCATCCTATTTCATGAAGAAGTCCCTTTCGTAGAAATCACGCAGGATATTCATTCCCTTATCATAAATAAACAATATCAGATGATCTCCAACTTAGAAAACTACTCCCAGCAGTTAAATAAAAATCTCCTCGAAATTGACCATTATGAACCAATTCTAAAATTTCTCCACAGCTATTTAAATGTACAGGTTATTCTTATCTTTAATGAAAATGATATAGCCAGCATTCCAAAAATAAAGAAAAAAATAACCTATCAAATGGTAACGGACATATACGAAGAGAAGCGGAAATTGGATAAAACCGTTCTTGGACAGCCGATTCAAGTGCTCGGTGAAAATTATGCGGAACTGCTCATTTGCAGTAACGACAGAGAGTTGACTGATTTTGATTCACTGATCTTGGATCGAACGGCTACCGCATTGGCACAGCATCTATTAAGAGAGTTATATATAGAAGAAAAGAAAATGTCGGAAGAAAGTAAATGGCTTACAAATTGGATTGAAGGTGAATATAGTGACGAGGCAATTCGGGAGAGGCTTTCCTATATTGATCCGAAAATGCAGTTGGATGGCGGAATTGTTTGCATTTGCAAACAACACCAAAAATATAATAAAAGTTCCACAAAATTAGATGGAACCTATTTTAAGATAATGTTTAGGACAGTTTTTGAACAGTACGGCTTTCAGATATTTTCCATGGAAATACATCAGCATCTTGTTTTTATTTTAGGTGATAATCGTTCATCTGAAGATTGGAAATCAAGGGTTTCAAGCGCGGTGGATCGAATCATGAAAATGGATGTAAGCGGGCGTAATCGTATGGGGCTGCTTTCCATTGGGTTTGGAAAGCATGTTCAAAGGTTAAGTGAGATTTATAAAAGTTATGAAACGGCCCGTGAGACTTTACTGCTTCAGGATACACTACCAGAGGATAACAGGAGCTTCTTTTATCAGGACTTACATATGCACCGCATGATTTCGCTCATAAATAAACATGGTAATCTGGAGGAAACGGTGTACGAATATTTAGGTCCGGTCATTGAATATGACAAGCAAAACAATGGTGAGTTAATGCCTACCCTGAAGACCTATCTTGCTTGTAACGGTTCTAAACAGGAAACATCGAAACAACTATTCATTGTCCGGCAAACGCTATATCATAGGCTTGAAAAATTGGAGAAACTGCTAGGTTCTGATTTTATGCGTTCAGATAAGCGTCTAGGCCTTGAATTCATGATTTTTGCATTGGACTTCTTACAATACAGCAGCAGGAAGATCAGTGGAAAATATGTAGACAAATATATTGGGAGATAA
- a CDS encoding NCS1 family transporter has protein sequence MSEKKDYLKSPDLLPIPHSEKNISAAGFGFIWVGMAVVLAAFAIGGNGVQSLSLGWVVLATVIACVVLGFLMTMTGDIGVEHGISFPVYMRAPFGTIGTHIPSVVRGFVASCWFGLNTYFGATAMNAIFTTLFDFDNWFICFLIFAVLQLVNTAMGIKSIERFADLAAPVIILISGWMYFTLSDQAVAQGRDVWSWIESPVTGGAAATAFMVVIMANMGFWGTLTADMPTLSRYIKAPKNEKNWFKRNKGQIIGNIITYPITQTFMVIIGAVSYMAVSNYDPVVAIQGSASGIALGVLLIMIVFAQWSTNTTANVIPAATIFSNVMGPKMPFWAGVVVAGVIGIVVQPWSLFGIIIEVLLIIGGILASIVGILIADYYFLRKRRVNVKELYEREGQYKYLNGVNWAGIISWVIGGIGATIFSNYSFIIGFLLGGASYYILAKYWWFKQYEQAEIIDPSDEKYLGISVGRDWKIGKGPELEEEIVFTASTGKENV, from the coding sequence ATGAGTGAGAAGAAAGATTATTTAAAGTCTCCCGATTTGCTGCCTATACCTCATAGTGAGAAAAATATAAGTGCAGCCGGATTTGGTTTCATTTGGGTGGGCATGGCTGTAGTATTGGCTGCCTTCGCAATCGGTGGGAACGGTGTTCAAAGTTTATCCTTAGGCTGGGTCGTTCTTGCAACGGTCATTGCCTGTGTGGTTCTCGGCTTTTTGATGACAATGACAGGGGATATTGGTGTTGAACATGGAATATCATTTCCAGTCTATATGAGGGCGCCGTTCGGTACGATTGGCACCCACATCCCTTCGGTTGTACGGGGTTTTGTAGCGTCATGCTGGTTCGGCCTCAATACTTACTTTGGAGCTACTGCAATGAACGCTATCTTCACAACCCTTTTTGACTTTGATAATTGGTTTATCTGCTTCCTCATTTTTGCCGTTTTACAATTAGTCAACACCGCAATGGGAATAAAGTCGATAGAACGATTCGCCGACTTGGCGGCTCCCGTTATCATTTTAATTTCTGGCTGGATGTATTTCACTCTATCCGATCAGGCTGTGGCTCAAGGAAGAGATGTATGGTCCTGGATTGAAAGTCCGGTCACTGGCGGGGCTGCCGCCACGGCTTTCATGGTCGTCATTATGGCAAATATGGGATTTTGGGGCACGTTGACTGCAGATATGCCCACGCTTTCCCGCTATATAAAGGCACCAAAAAATGAAAAAAATTGGTTCAAGCGCAATAAGGGGCAAATAATTGGGAATATTATCACCTATCCCATCACTCAGACGTTCATGGTGATTATCGGAGCGGTTTCTTATATGGCTGTTTCCAATTATGATCCTGTAGTTGCCATACAGGGATCAGCAAGTGGAATTGCTCTCGGCGTCCTTTTAATCATGATCGTATTTGCTCAATGGTCGACGAATACTACGGCCAATGTCATTCCCGCAGCTACCATTTTCTCCAATGTAATGGGTCCTAAAATGCCATTTTGGGCGGGAGTCGTTGTAGCGGGGGTTATTGGTATAGTAGTTCAGCCATGGAGCCTGTTCGGCATCATAATAGAAGTTTTATTAATAATAGGTGGAATCCTGGCATCCATTGTCGGCATCCTGATAGCGGATTACTATTTCCTCCGTAAACGGAGAGTGAATGTAAAAGAACTCTATGAGAGAGAAGGCCAGTATAAATACTTGAATGGAGTGAATTGGGCAGGAATCATTTCTTGGGTGATTGGTGGAATTGGTGCCACGATTTTTTCAAACTATTCATTTATTATTGGCTTTCTTCTCGGCGGTGCAAGTTATTATATATTAGCTAAGTATTGGTGGTTCAAGCAATATGAACAAGCTGAAATCATTGATCCCAGCGATGAGAAATATTTAGGTATTTCCGTTGGAAGGGATTGGAAAATTGGAAAAGGTCCAGAGCTTGAGGAAGAGATTGTTTTTACGGCTTCAACCGGCAAGGAGAACGTGTGA
- the hydA gene encoding dihydropyrimidinase: protein MKKIIKNGTIATAADTYQADILIENEKIAMIGKDLPAEGAEIIDAKGAYVFPGGIDPHTHLDMPFGGTTTKDDYETGTIAAAYGGTTTIIDFCLTEKGVPLKKAIETWHEKANEKAAIDYGFHLMISEINDDVLAELPSIIDNEGISSFKVFMAYKNVFQADDATLYRTLLQAKELGALVMVHAENGDVIDYLTKQALAEGNTDPIYHALTRPPELEGEATGRAAKLTEMANGQLYVVHVTCQDAVEKITEARNKGVDIWGETCPQYLVLDQSYLEKPHFEGSKYVWSPPLREKKNQEVLWNALKTGQLQTIGSDQCSFDFKGQKELGREDFTKIPNGGPTIEDRMSILFSEGVMKERITLNQFVDMTSTRAAKLFGLFPKKGTIAVGSDADIVIFDPKVERAISADTHHMAVDYNAFEGMEITGEPVTVLSRGQFVIKDKQFVGEAGKGQYLKRARYNAALKPDAGKKLPV, encoded by the coding sequence ATGAAGAAAATCATTAAAAATGGAACGATAGCAACCGCTGCAGATACGTATCAAGCGGATATATTGATTGAAAATGAGAAGATTGCAATGATTGGCAAGGACCTGCCGGCTGAGGGGGCTGAAATCATTGATGCAAAAGGCGCTTATGTTTTTCCGGGGGGCATTGATCCGCATACCCATCTCGATATGCCGTTTGGCGGGACAACGACAAAGGATGATTATGAAACGGGTACGATCGCTGCTGCATATGGAGGCACGACAACGATCATCGACTTTTGTCTGACCGAAAAAGGGGTGCCGTTAAAGAAAGCAATTGAAACATGGCATGAAAAGGCCAATGAAAAAGCGGCCATAGATTATGGTTTTCATTTAATGATCAGTGAGATTAATGATGATGTATTGGCTGAGTTGCCAAGTATCATCGATAATGAGGGGATTTCTTCCTTTAAAGTGTTCATGGCTTACAAGAATGTTTTTCAAGCTGATGATGCCACGCTATACCGCACTTTGTTGCAAGCAAAGGAACTTGGCGCACTTGTCATGGTTCACGCTGAAAATGGTGATGTCATCGATTATCTTACAAAGCAGGCGCTCGCTGAAGGTAACACCGATCCAATTTATCATGCATTAACAAGGCCTCCGGAACTTGAAGGGGAAGCAACTGGACGGGCAGCTAAACTGACGGAGATGGCAAATGGTCAGCTCTATGTCGTTCATGTCACCTGTCAAGATGCGGTGGAAAAGATCACTGAAGCAAGAAATAAAGGGGTGGATATTTGGGGGGAGACTTGTCCGCAATATTTGGTTCTTGACCAGTCTTATCTTGAAAAGCCACACTTCGAAGGATCTAAGTATGTATGGTCACCGCCGTTAAGGGAGAAGAAAAACCAGGAAGTGCTATGGAATGCTTTGAAAACGGGACAGCTGCAAACGATCGGCTCCGATCAATGCTCTTTTGATTTTAAGGGACAGAAGGAACTTGGACGTGAAGATTTCACGAAAATACCGAACGGCGGCCCAACGATTGAGGACCGCATGAGTATCCTCTTTTCTGAAGGGGTCATGAAAGAGCGTATTACCTTAAATCAATTCGTCGACATGACATCTACGCGTGCTGCCAAACTATTTGGATTATTTCCGAAGAAAGGGACGATTGCAGTAGGTTCGGATGCTGATATTGTCATTTTTGACCCGAAAGTTGAAAGGGCCATTTCTGCAGATACTCATCACATGGCTGTGGATTATAATGCGTTTGAAGGTATGGAAATTACAGGTGAACCGGTTACCGTTTTATCGAGAGGTCAATTCGTCATTAAAGACAAACAATTTGTAGGCGAAGCTGGAAAAGGGCAATACTTGAAACGGGCCAGATATAATGCGGCGCTGAAGCCGGATGCCGGGAAAAAGCTTCCAGTCTAA
- the preA gene encoding NAD-dependent dihydropyrimidine dehydrogenase subunit PreA — translation MADLSIDLAGIKSPNPFWLASAPPTNSGYQVQRAFEAGWGGAVWKTLGDPILNVSSRFAAVSFNGQRVAGFNNIELITDRPLEVNLKEIYETKKRFPDHAIIASVMVEPQQEKWHEIIKRIEDVGVDGYELNFGCPHGMAERGMGAASGQVPELVEKQTYWAKEAASKPVIVKLTPNITDITVTAEAAVRGGADAISMINTINSLAGVDIHSWNTIPHVGGKGAHGGYCGPAVKPIALNMVAECARNKMINVPISGIGGISNWQDTVEFLLMGSTGVQICTAAMHHGFRIIEDLIDGLSNYLDEKGISSVMDIVGKSVPRYSDWGNLDLNYKVVARINNDVCINCNKCHIACEDTSHQCIDMLKDTSGSSFLRVREEDCVGCNLCSIVCPVDGAIDMIELTNELPPMTWNERQAFLGGIGSESVDFVK, via the coding sequence ATGGCTGATTTATCAATTGATCTTGCAGGTATTAAATCTCCCAATCCTTTTTGGCTTGCTTCAGCACCACCTACTAATTCGGGTTATCAAGTCCAGCGCGCATTTGAAGCTGGTTGGGGAGGAGCAGTTTGGAAGACATTGGGTGATCCCATCCTGAATGTCTCATCACGTTTTGCAGCGGTCAGTTTTAATGGACAGAGAGTTGCCGGGTTCAACAATATAGAATTGATTACGGATCGTCCGCTTGAAGTGAATCTGAAAGAAATATATGAAACGAAGAAAAGGTTCCCTGATCATGCAATCATTGCATCGGTAATGGTTGAGCCACAACAGGAAAAGTGGCATGAAATCATCAAGCGTATAGAAGATGTAGGGGTCGATGGTTACGAGTTGAACTTTGGCTGCCCGCACGGTATGGCAGAGCGTGGGATGGGAGCTGCTTCGGGACAGGTTCCCGAACTTGTCGAAAAGCAAACATACTGGGCGAAGGAAGCTGCATCCAAACCTGTCATCGTCAAGCTTACACCCAATATAACCGACATTACGGTTACGGCTGAAGCGGCGGTGCGCGGCGGTGCGGATGCAATAAGCATGATCAATACGATCAACAGCTTGGCAGGAGTGGATATCCATTCATGGAATACGATTCCCCATGTAGGCGGTAAGGGGGCTCACGGAGGGTATTGTGGTCCAGCTGTGAAGCCGATCGCTTTGAATATGGTGGCAGAGTGTGCAAGGAATAAAATGATCAATGTTCCCATTTCCGGAATAGGCGGCATTTCTAATTGGCAGGATACTGTGGAATTTTTATTGATGGGTTCGACTGGAGTGCAAATTTGTACGGCTGCCATGCATCACGGTTTTAGAATAATAGAAGACTTGATTGATGGCCTGTCCAATTACCTTGATGAAAAAGGGATTTCTTCCGTAATGGATATTGTCGGTAAGTCCGTACCGCGCTATTCCGATTGGGGGAATTTAGATCTTAATTATAAGGTCGTTGCGCGCATTAATAATGATGTGTGCATTAACTGCAATAAATGCCATATTGCGTGTGAAGATACATCTCATCAATGTATAGATATGTTAAAGGACACGTCAGGCAGCTCCTTCTTGAGAGTGCGCGAAGAAGATTGCGTAGGCTGTAATCTTTGCTCGATCGTCTGTCCGGTCGATGGGGCGATCGATATGATCGAATTGACAAATGAATTACCGCCAATGACGTGGAATGAACGCCAAGCGTTCCTTGGGGGCATAGGCAGTGAAAGTGTTGATTTCGTAAAATGA
- a CDS encoding NAD(P)-dependent oxidoreductase produces the protein MTSPLKGGLEINFQEAERGLSPREALEESNRCLYCYDAPCIQACPTGIDIPGFIKKIASGNFKGSAKTIMTANPVGASCARVCPTEELCEGACVLNHSTKPIMIGDLQRYSTDWAIQNKQALFKAGKKNGKKVAIVGSGPAGLSAARELALLGYSVTIFEAEKNPGGLNTYGIVSFRLPQSISYWEVEQVKSLDVDIKTNTRVGVDVSANQLTADYDAVILAIGMSDVPKLGIEGEDLAEVYDAIDFVKATKTGAITDKFIGKKMAVIGAGNTAIDAATCSVRLGAEQVSIIYRRTQKEMTAYDFEFEFAKQEGVGFHWLTAPSRILSDESGQVTGIECVKMVLSEAGEDGRRRPVQIPGSEFVIPVGGVIRAIGQSRYVGLIEQFGIQHDDGVVILEGDSYRTSNEKIFACGDVVFGKGQGEAMVVSAAQQGKKTAYEIDSILMGEAVDIV, from the coding sequence ATGACGAGCCCGTTAAAAGGTGGCCTAGAGATTAACTTTCAGGAAGCGGAGAGGGGTTTATCCCCAAGGGAAGCTTTGGAAGAATCGAATCGATGTTTATACTGCTACGATGCTCCATGTATCCAAGCCTGTCCGACCGGAATAGATATTCCAGGTTTTATTAAGAAGATAGCTTCAGGTAATTTTAAGGGATCTGCCAAGACGATCATGACGGCCAATCCTGTCGGTGCCAGCTGTGCGCGGGTATGTCCGACTGAAGAGTTATGTGAGGGGGCATGTGTCCTGAACCATTCTACAAAGCCAATCATGATTGGCGATCTCCAGCGTTATTCCACAGATTGGGCCATCCAAAATAAACAAGCCCTATTCAAGGCCGGGAAGAAGAATGGCAAAAAGGTTGCCATTGTAGGAAGCGGTCCGGCGGGGTTGTCTGCAGCAAGGGAATTAGCCTTGCTTGGCTACAGTGTAACCATTTTCGAAGCGGAAAAGAATCCAGGCGGATTAAATACTTACGGAATTGTATCGTTCCGTTTGCCTCAGAGCATTTCTTATTGGGAGGTTGAACAAGTAAAGAGTTTGGATGTTGATATTAAAACGAATACACGGGTCGGAGTGGATGTTTCCGCAAATCAGCTGACTGCCGACTATGATGCGGTCATTTTAGCGATCGGCATGTCCGATGTTCCTAAGCTTGGAATTGAAGGGGAGGATTTGGCTGAAGTTTATGATGCAATCGATTTCGTAAAAGCAACGAAAACAGGGGCAATCACTGATAAATTCATTGGGAAGAAGATGGCGGTAATAGGGGCTGGAAACACGGCGATCGATGCCGCGACCTGTTCTGTACGCCTGGGCGCCGAACAGGTGAGCATTATTTATCGTCGGACCCAAAAGGAAATGACAGCCTATGATTTTGAATTTGAGTTTGCCAAACAAGAAGGTGTCGGGTTTCACTGGCTGACTGCCCCCTCCAGGATCCTATCGGATGAAAGCGGTCAAGTAACGGGCATCGAGTGCGTAAAGATGGTGCTAAGCGAGGCAGGGGAAGATGGCCGGCGCCGTCCAGTCCAAATTCCCGGTTCAGAGTTCGTCATCCCAGTCGGTGGGGTCATTCGTGCTATAGGCCAATCCAGGTATGTAGGATTGATTGAACAGTTCGGCATTCAACATGATGATGGCGTCGTAATATTGGAGGGTGATTCCTACAGGACATCGAATGAAAAGATCTTTGCGTGCGGTGACGTGGTCTTCGGAAAAGGACAAGGTGAGGCAATGGTTGTTTCAGCTGCCCAGCAAGGGAAGAAGACAGCCTATGAAATTGACTCGATTTTGATGGGCGAAGCGGTGGATATTGTTTAA
- the hflX gene encoding GTPase HflX, which produces MMELQQRAILVGVNLNGQKDFEYSMEELANLTEACEVEVAGTITQNLHRVNSSHFIGTGKIEEVKNLVEYKEANVVIFNDQLSPSQLRNLERDMDCKVIDRTILILDIFAHRAKTKEAQLQVEVAKLQYMLPRLVGLRESLGRQSGGVGTNKGAGEKQLELDRRRIEENISVLNKELEDLVAHRQTQRKQRKKNAIPVVSLVGYTNAGKSSIMNALIEMFHPTAEKRVLEKDMLFATLETSVRNIPLPDKKEFLLTDTVGFVSKLPHHLVKAFRSTLEEVVEADLLIHVVDFSNPNHEQQIEITDKTLNEIGIKGIPTIFAYNKADLTELDIPQVNRGSVYMSAKNKVGIEELIDQIRKHIFVDYTHCEMLIPFDQGQLVSYFNENGHITETEYEENGYRIKLECKKTDYEKYKRYVIHPK; this is translated from the coding sequence ATGATGGAATTACAGCAGAGGGCAATCTTGGTTGGAGTTAATCTCAACGGTCAAAAGGATTTTGAGTATTCAATGGAGGAATTGGCCAATTTAACGGAAGCATGTGAGGTAGAGGTTGCAGGGACCATCACACAAAATTTGCATCGGGTGAACTCATCACATTTTATTGGTACCGGGAAGATCGAGGAAGTAAAAAATCTCGTTGAGTATAAAGAAGCTAATGTCGTCATTTTTAATGATCAACTCTCCCCTTCGCAACTTCGTAATCTGGAGAGGGACATGGATTGCAAGGTGATCGACCGGACAATCTTGATTCTGGACATCTTCGCGCATCGGGCGAAAACGAAGGAAGCACAGCTTCAGGTAGAAGTGGCAAAGCTTCAGTATATGCTCCCGCGTCTCGTTGGCTTGAGGGAGTCATTAGGGCGTCAGAGTGGCGGAGTCGGTACGAACAAAGGAGCAGGTGAAAAGCAGTTAGAGCTTGACCGCAGGAGAATCGAGGAAAATATAAGTGTTTTGAATAAAGAACTGGAAGACCTTGTTGCGCACCGGCAAACGCAGAGGAAACAGCGGAAAAAGAATGCCATCCCTGTCGTATCCTTAGTCGGTTATACCAATGCAGGTAAATCTTCGATCATGAATGCTCTGATTGAGATGTTCCATCCAACAGCCGAGAAGCGGGTGTTGGAGAAGGATATGCTGTTCGCTACGCTTGAGACATCCGTAAGAAACATTCCACTACCGGATAAAAAGGAATTTTTATTGACGGATACAGTGGGATTTGTGTCTAAATTGCCCCATCATCTAGTGAAAGCATTCCGATCCACATTGGAAGAAGTGGTAGAAGCGGATCTGTTGATCCATGTTGTCGATTTTTCCAATCCTAATCATGAGCAGCAAATAGAGATAACGGATAAGACTTTAAACGAGATAGGCATAAAAGGGATTCCAACGATTTTTGCCTATAATAAAGCGGACCTTACCGAATTGGATATCCCTCAGGTTAATCGTGGCTCTGTGTATATGTCAGCAAAAAACAAAGTCGGCATCGAGGAATTGATAGATCAAATTCGCAAGCATATTTTTGTCGACTATACTCACTGTGAAATGCTGATTCCATTTGATCAAGGGCAGCTGGTTTCTTATTTCAATGAAAATGGTCACATAACGGAAACTGAATATGAGGAAAACGGTTATCGAATAAAGCTTGAGTGCAAGAAAACGGATTATGAGAAATATAAACGATACGTTATTCATCCAAAATGA